From Halobacillus sp. Marseille-Q1614, the proteins below share one genomic window:
- a CDS encoding cold-shock protein, with translation MVEGTVKWFNAEKGFGFIEVEGQDDVFVHFSAIQEEGFKSLEEGQAVNFEIQEGQRGPQAANVTKA, from the coding sequence ATGGTAGAAGGTACAGTAAAATGGTTTAACGCAGAAAAAGGTTTCGGTTTCATTGAAGTTGAAGGTCAAGACGACGTATTCGTTCACTTCTCTGCTATCCAAGAAGAAGGATTCAAGAGCCTTGAAGAAGGACAAGCAGTAAACTTCGAAATCCAAGAAGGTCAACGCGGACCTCAAGCTGCTAACGTTACAAAAGCATAA
- a CDS encoding DMT family transporter, translated as MSNRNKGIILLLISAFGFSMMAGFVKLSGDVPTVQKTLFRNAVSAVIAFILVIYHKERLFGKKENQGLLLSRSALGTVGMVLFFYAIDHLVLSDADMLNKLSPFLLIIFSAIFLKEKARPYQVISIIIAFIGTLFIIKPQFSIDLVPYLAGFFSAVFAAGAYTLLRVLGDKEKFYTIVFYFSFFTTVSLTPFTIAFYEPMSSSQWIYLLSAGAFATIGQFGLTMAYKFAPAREISIFFYSTVVYSALISIFLFGQVPDWLSIVGYFTIFGASLYMFIRNNKEAKEAVS; from the coding sequence ATGAGCAACCGTAATAAAGGAATTATTTTATTATTAATTTCTGCGTTTGGATTTTCTATGATGGCTGGCTTCGTTAAGCTGTCCGGAGATGTTCCTACCGTACAGAAAACGTTGTTTCGTAACGCAGTGTCCGCTGTCATTGCTTTTATATTAGTGATTTACCATAAAGAGAGGCTGTTTGGAAAAAAAGAAAATCAAGGTCTTCTCCTCTCCCGCTCTGCGCTTGGGACTGTTGGAATGGTCTTATTCTTTTACGCGATTGACCATCTCGTTTTGTCAGATGCGGATATGTTAAATAAGTTAAGCCCTTTTCTATTAATTATTTTTTCGGCGATATTTCTAAAAGAGAAAGCACGCCCGTATCAAGTCATTTCTATTATTATTGCCTTTATTGGAACTTTATTTATTATTAAACCGCAGTTTTCAATTGATTTGGTACCCTATCTGGCCGGGTTCTTTTCCGCTGTTTTCGCTGCCGGCGCTTACACCCTGCTGAGAGTATTAGGGGATAAAGAAAAATTTTATACGATTGTCTTTTATTTTTCTTTTTTTACGACGGTTTCTTTAACCCCTTTTACAATTGCATTTTATGAGCCCATGTCATCCAGCCAGTGGATTTATTTACTGTCGGCCGGCGCTTTTGCAACGATTGGACAATTTGGTTTGACGATGGCCTATAAATTTGCGCCTGCCCGCGAGATATCTATTTTCTTTTATTCAACTGTCGTTTACTCCGCTTTGATCAGTATTTTTTTATTCGGGCAGGTACCAGACTGGCTCAGTATCGTAGGCTACTTTACTATTTTCGGAGCTTCTCTGTATATGTTCATAAGAAATAATAAAGAAGCAAAAGAAGCCGTCTCCTAA
- a CDS encoding cold-shock protein: MVEGTVKWFNAEKGFGFIEVEGQDDVFVHFSAIQEEGFKSLEEGQVVNFEIQEGQRGPQAANVQKA, from the coding sequence ATGGTAGAAGGTACAGTTAAATGGTTTAACGCAGAAAAAGGTTTCGGTTTCATCGAAGTTGAAGGTCAAGACGACGTATTCGTTCACTTCTCTGCTATCCAAGAAGAAGGATTCAAGAGCTTAGAAGAAGGACAAGTAGTAAACTTCGAAATCCAAGAAGGTCAACGCGGACCTCAAGCAGCTAACGTACAAAAAGCATAA
- a CDS encoding sugar O-acetyltransferase, whose amino-acid sequence MTEKEKMLAGELYKAWDEELVLDRNRASQLLHTYNLSKVTDTCPREQLLKDILGSTGEDAYIEPSFQCDYGYNIHVGDKFFANYNCVMLDVCSITIGDRVMFGPGVHLYTATHPLDKELRATGLEAGKPITIGDDVWIGGSAVINPGITIGDGAVIGSGAVVTKDVPAGVFAGGNPAKIIKEI is encoded by the coding sequence ATGACTGAAAAAGAAAAAATGTTAGCAGGGGAACTCTATAAAGCATGGGATGAAGAACTCGTATTAGATAGAAACAGGGCAAGTCAGCTGCTTCATACATATAATTTATCGAAAGTAACGGATACCTGCCCGAGGGAGCAGCTATTAAAGGATATCCTAGGCTCAACAGGGGAAGATGCATATATTGAACCATCTTTCCAATGTGATTATGGATATAATATTCATGTAGGAGATAAGTTTTTCGCAAATTACAACTGTGTCATGCTGGATGTCTGCTCAATTACGATTGGTGACCGCGTCATGTTTGGGCCCGGCGTTCACCTCTATACAGCCACTCATCCCCTGGATAAAGAACTGCGTGCAACTGGATTAGAAGCAGGAAAGCCCATTACCATAGGGGATGATGTATGGATTGGAGGAAGTGCTGTCATTAATCCAGGCATCACGATCGGAGATGGGGCTGTGATTGGTTCAGGGGCTGTAGTAACAAAAGATGTGCCTGCCGGAGTATTTGCGGGCGGTAATCCTGCAAAAATTATAAAAGAAATTTAA
- a CDS encoding YitT family protein has translation MKYLYLFIIFTFGLVLSSLGIALVIRSGLGVGPGDSVAVGLSMHTPLSVGTILIIAFVILLLVNAKLEHKRPQYESLIPILIRGLTVDYFLYDLLGDAQYDAWYSQWGIFSLGLITMAVGIAVYLRTPFPRIPLDHFMMIMNKRSKQSKSSVRIFTESVLALIGFLLGAPVGIGTLIVALGLGPFIQLSYSLARPIAYLWHESSQQRSKA, from the coding sequence ATGAAATATCTATACTTATTTATTATTTTCACTTTCGGGCTTGTCCTCTCGAGCCTCGGAATTGCCTTAGTCATTCGGTCCGGCTTAGGGGTGGGACCCGGGGACAGCGTCGCTGTAGGTCTCTCTATGCACACGCCGTTGAGTGTAGGAACAATCCTGATTATTGCCTTTGTGATATTACTGCTTGTTAATGCTAAATTAGAACACAAAAGACCACAATACGAATCTTTAATTCCCATTTTGATTCGCGGACTAACGGTGGATTATTTTCTCTATGATTTACTCGGAGACGCTCAGTATGATGCCTGGTATTCGCAATGGGGAATATTTTCTCTTGGATTAATAACGATGGCAGTAGGAATTGCTGTGTATTTGCGTACACCATTTCCGAGGATCCCACTCGATCATTTTATGATGATCATGAACAAACGATCCAAGCAGTCTAAAAGCAGTGTCCGGATTTTTACAGAATCTGTTCTTGCTTTGATCGGATTCCTATTGGGAGCGCCTGTTGGCATAGGTACTCTGATTGTCGCTTTAGGACTAGGGCCATTTATTCAATTGTCCTATAGCTTGGCTCGGCCGATAGCCTATTTATGGCATGAATCCTCGCAGCAAAGAAGTAAAGCGTGA
- a CDS encoding GNAT family N-acetyltransferase, producing MNFRILTGKDAKAYRELRLEALLNSPDAFITTYEQEKQRPNPIESTANRLVGSQAKTIGCFADERLVGNATLLFESHPKYKHKASIVGVYVTPSHRRNKVAQLLIEECIKTAKAREIKVLQLAVVTDNQPALLLYKSTGFSIYGTEHRAVKIADRYMDEHWMEYFTDEN from the coding sequence ATGAACTTTAGAATACTTACTGGAAAAGATGCGAAAGCGTATCGTGAACTCCGTCTCGAAGCACTGCTTAACAGTCCAGACGCTTTTATAACAACTTATGAGCAAGAAAAACAGCGCCCTAACCCAATTGAATCCACAGCAAATCGGCTCGTGGGCAGCCAGGCTAAAACAATTGGCTGTTTTGCAGATGAAAGATTGGTCGGGAACGCGACTCTGCTGTTTGAATCCCACCCTAAGTATAAACATAAAGCCTCGATCGTTGGTGTATACGTCACCCCTTCCCACCGCCGGAACAAAGTCGCTCAATTGTTAATTGAAGAATGTATAAAAACAGCTAAAGCACGTGAAATCAAAGTACTTCAGCTCGCTGTTGTTACCGATAATCAGCCCGCCCTTCTGCTTTACAAATCCACCGGTTTTTCCATTTATGGCACAGAGCACCGAGCTGTAAAAATTGCCGACCGCTACATGGATGAGCACTGGATGGAATATTTTACAGATGAGAACTGA
- a CDS encoding ABC transporter ATP-binding protein, translating into MIDINHITKEFPGKKAVDDLTLTVENGKIFGFLGPNGAGKSTTIKMMTGILPVEKGTITINGFDIMKDPLKAKQMIGYVPDRSDVFLRLKGIEYLNFIADVYRVPADVRQERIERYTKVFDIYESLNDYIQTYSHGMRQKIVVCGVLLHEPDIWILDEPLTGLDPKSSYTLKNLMREHADKGNVVFFSTHVLEVVEQLCDEVAIINRGQIEFHGQMSEMKQEFKNDENLEKVFLELTQNE; encoded by the coding sequence ATGATTGACATTAACCATATTACAAAGGAATTCCCCGGCAAGAAAGCAGTAGATGATTTGACCCTTACAGTTGAGAACGGCAAAATCTTCGGCTTTCTTGGTCCAAACGGCGCCGGCAAATCAACTACTATTAAAATGATGACAGGTATTCTGCCTGTTGAAAAAGGTACGATCACTATTAATGGTTTTGACATAATGAAAGACCCTTTAAAAGCAAAACAGATGATTGGCTATGTGCCTGATCGTTCAGATGTTTTCTTACGCTTAAAAGGAATCGAATACTTAAATTTTATTGCTGATGTGTATAGGGTTCCTGCAGATGTGCGGCAGGAAAGAATTGAACGTTATACGAAGGTCTTTGACATTTATGAGTCACTGAACGATTATATTCAGACTTATTCTCACGGCATGCGGCAGAAAATCGTAGTATGCGGCGTTCTTTTGCACGAGCCGGACATTTGGATTCTGGATGAGCCGTTGACGGGATTAGACCCGAAGTCTTCGTATACTTTAAAAAACCTGATGCGGGAACATGCGGATAAAGGCAACGTTGTTTTCTTTTCCACCCACGTGCTTGAAGTGGTCGAACAGCTTTGTGATGAAGTAGCGATCATTAACCGCGGGCAGATTGAATTCCATGGTCAGATGTCTGAAATGAAACAGGAGTTCAAGAACGATGAGAACCTCGAAAAAGTCTTCCTGGAGCTGACGCAAAATGAGTAG
- a CDS encoding alpha/beta fold hydrolase, which produces MAAVLFDSSRGLVEYSYTGNGPVILLLKGGYSSRSTDLSHSSLIYEGYSLLTISRPGYDRTETSAGRSSEEFADTIVEILDHLNIDQVDVIAISAAGPTGIALSVRHSDRVRKLILEAALTSPLHFPLQQRKNWVSGNLDRFIWKSRRWLLRLSPNFAMKQVLKSLTTESAEDYMKSLTPNDRRFINEMIRTSQAGKGLLIDREHRVPELSQVKAPVLGMYAQKDKSISYSNALLLQSNVPECEIYDVPSNSHLIWIGKQAPHVWNKRLEFLNR; this is translated from the coding sequence GTGGCAGCCGTTTTATTCGATTCGTCCAGAGGGTTAGTAGAGTATTCTTATACCGGAAACGGGCCTGTAATCCTGCTTTTAAAAGGCGGTTATTCTTCCCGGAGCACCGATTTGTCACACAGCAGTCTGATTTATGAAGGGTATTCCCTTTTAACCATATCCCGGCCTGGATATGACCGTACAGAAACTTCTGCCGGCAGAAGTTCTGAAGAATTTGCTGATACCATTGTGGAAATTCTCGATCACTTAAATATTGATCAAGTTGATGTCATTGCCATTTCCGCAGCCGGCCCTACAGGGATCGCCTTATCCGTTCGCCATTCTGACAGGGTGAGGAAATTAATTTTGGAAGCCGCTTTAACTTCTCCTTTACACTTTCCGTTACAGCAAAGGAAAAATTGGGTGTCAGGCAATTTGGATCGCTTTATATGGAAAAGCAGGCGATGGCTGTTAAGACTTTCTCCTAACTTTGCGATGAAGCAGGTGCTGAAATCCTTAACAACTGAGTCAGCCGAAGATTATATGAAGAGCCTGACTCCAAATGACAGAAGGTTTATTAACGAGATGATCAGAACCTCACAGGCAGGCAAAGGTCTTCTTATCGACAGGGAACACCGGGTTCCTGAGCTCAGTCAGGTCAAAGCGCCGGTACTTGGAATGTATGCCCAGAAAGATAAAAGCATTTCCTATTCAAACGCTTTGCTGCTGCAATCCAATGTGCCTGAATGTGAAATCTACGATGTACCTTCAAACAGTCATCTTATTTGGATAGGAAAACAGGCCCCTCATGTTTGGAACAAAAGATTGGAATTCTTAAATCGATAA
- a CDS encoding ABC transporter permease, whose product MSRSWNLIRIMLKMQFSLAGKSKSEIAVYGFLIIFAIPFSALIFYSMDSMIGGMYNGLAPSGNESFIVGLLFMLVFILFIFVSIGSILSSFYFAEDIESFISLPFHPYQIMVGKSAAPFLTLYITNLILLAPALVIFGLHSEAGFLYYIYAFILWLSAPVLPFVVTSIVIMFFMRFLNISKNKDRMKIFAGLFMFIFIIGLNIVLRLNTSPVETGEELARLLNDENGLLQMTAALFPTAYFSSISLVSQAAWAGAGSLLITLAITATAFVIYLTAGQKLYFKGVLGLSGGAKKTFNEEKVLKQVKQHSVLWISWLREMRIIFRTPTFFTQIVVQSLVFPVLFIIIFLFDTGNTGENMGALVEQTDEKKLMLIMTGFTVFALGISPASISSVSRDGKSWFNHLYMPIPARTVMTSKLLAAFTINLLSLILIGIVGLIFIKIPIVLTLIWMLLSLVINWITTITGTALDLYTPHLKWTDEREVFKGRLIGFLSLFIEVAIFGLAVLIIWRTDLIQGLWSTTFTLLVILIVLTFASHVLLNKLTAKYFYTLLDR is encoded by the coding sequence ATGAGTAGGTCGTGGAATTTAATTCGCATTATGCTAAAAATGCAATTTTCCTTAGCAGGCAAAAGCAAAAGTGAGATCGCTGTTTATGGTTTCCTGATTATTTTCGCGATTCCTTTTTCTGCGCTTATCTTTTATTCCATGGACAGCATGATTGGAGGAATGTATAACGGGCTTGCCCCTTCAGGAAATGAAAGCTTTATTGTTGGTTTACTCTTTATGCTCGTCTTCATACTTTTTATTTTTGTAAGTATCGGATCGATTTTGAGCTCGTTTTATTTTGCAGAAGACATTGAGTCGTTTATCAGTTTACCTTTTCATCCTTACCAAATCATGGTCGGTAAATCGGCGGCTCCTTTTTTAACCCTTTATATTACGAATCTGATTCTGCTCGCTCCAGCCCTGGTTATTTTTGGCCTTCATAGCGAAGCAGGATTCCTTTATTATATATACGCATTTATTTTATGGCTGAGTGCGCCAGTTCTGCCTTTTGTAGTAACTTCTATTGTTATCATGTTTTTTATGAGGTTCCTTAACATTTCCAAAAATAAAGACCGGATGAAAATTTTTGCCGGTTTATTCATGTTTATTTTTATTATTGGTTTAAATATTGTTCTGCGCCTGAACACGTCCCCTGTGGAAACCGGAGAAGAGCTGGCTCGTCTGTTAAATGATGAAAACGGACTTCTGCAAATGACAGCAGCCCTTTTTCCGACTGCTTACTTTAGTTCGATCAGTTTAGTTTCACAAGCTGCCTGGGCTGGGGCAGGCTCGCTGCTTATAACCCTTGCGATAACTGCCACGGCTTTTGTAATTTATTTAACTGCCGGACAGAAGCTTTATTTTAAAGGAGTACTTGGATTATCCGGGGGGGCGAAAAAGACTTTTAATGAAGAAAAGGTTCTCAAACAGGTAAAGCAGCATTCCGTCTTGTGGATAAGCTGGCTTCGGGAGATGAGGATTATCTTTCGAACCCCTACTTTTTTTACTCAAATTGTCGTTCAATCCCTTGTGTTTCCAGTACTGTTTATTATCATTTTCCTGTTTGATACAGGGAATACAGGCGAAAACATGGGAGCCCTTGTTGAACAGACGGATGAGAAAAAATTGATGCTGATTATGACAGGTTTTACCGTGTTTGCCCTGGGAATAAGCCCGGCTTCGATATCGTCTGTATCAAGAGATGGAAAGAGCTGGTTTAACCACTTATACATGCCGATTCCGGCACGAACCGTGATGACGAGTAAATTACTGGCTGCCTTTACTATTAACCTCCTGTCCTTGATACTCATTGGGATCGTCGGCTTAATTTTTATAAAAATCCCTATAGTCTTAACGCTAATCTGGATGCTTCTGTCCCTAGTGATTAATTGGATTACAACAATCACCGGTACGGCTTTAGACCTTTACACTCCTCACTTAAAGTGGACGGATGAGCGGGAGGTCTTTAAAGGGCGGCTGATCGGTTTCCTCTCCTTATTTATCGAAGTTGCCATCTTCGGCCTGGCCGTTCTCATCATTTGGAGAACAGATCTTATTCAAGGACTGTGGAGTACTACGTTTACACTGCTGGTCATATTAATAGTTCTCACCTTTGCCAGTCATGTCTTACTTAATAAATTAACAGCTAAATATTTTTATACTTTATTAGACAGATAA
- a CDS encoding dipeptidase has protein sequence MVFPFFDGHNDTILKLYMNKDMDFFKESNQGHLDEARAKRAGFSGGFFAIFPPPHADLSVPNPEEHLTEKGYDAPLAEPADHEACLKVTNDMVELLYSIEAQSNERLNIVKNITELRKTLKNEQMAAILHFEGAEAIKPDLSNLESFYKKGLRSIGLVWSRPNSFAQGVPYRFPSTPDIGSGLSEAGVNLVKKCNNLGIMLDTSHLNENGFWDVVKHSDAPIVATHSNAHSLCPISRNLTDEQLEAVRESNGVVGITYSVNMLRTDGKMNQKTSLDEVAAHIRYITDTIGIDHVALGSDFDGTTLPYDMKDVTGVPKVFELLKEQGFSEEDLKKVAQDNWIRVLNETWKS, from the coding sequence TTGGTTTTCCCGTTTTTTGACGGTCATAATGATACAATATTAAAGCTTTATATGAATAAAGACATGGATTTTTTTAAAGAGTCCAATCAGGGACATCTGGATGAAGCAAGAGCGAAAAGAGCAGGATTTTCCGGAGGTTTCTTCGCTATTTTCCCGCCTCCACATGCAGATTTGTCCGTTCCTAATCCTGAAGAACATTTAACTGAAAAAGGGTACGATGCTCCGTTAGCAGAGCCTGCGGATCATGAGGCCTGTCTAAAAGTCACCAACGATATGGTCGAGCTTTTATATAGCATAGAGGCTCAATCGAACGAGCGTCTTAATATTGTAAAAAACATTACAGAACTGCGGAAGACCTTGAAGAATGAGCAGATGGCCGCCATTTTACACTTCGAAGGAGCCGAAGCGATTAAGCCGGATCTATCCAATCTGGAAAGCTTTTATAAAAAAGGTCTCCGCTCAATTGGCCTTGTATGGAGCCGTCCAAACAGTTTTGCGCAGGGTGTTCCTTATCGTTTTCCATCCACGCCTGATATCGGGTCGGGTTTAAGTGAAGCTGGTGTGAATTTAGTGAAGAAATGCAATAATCTTGGAATCATGCTTGATACTTCTCACTTAAATGAAAATGGGTTCTGGGATGTGGTAAAGCATTCTGATGCTCCAATTGTTGCCACACACTCCAACGCTCATTCGCTCTGTCCAATTTCACGTAACCTTACCGATGAGCAGCTTGAAGCTGTAAGGGAGTCCAATGGAGTAGTCGGCATCACGTACAGTGTTAATATGCTGCGCACTGATGGCAAAATGAATCAGAAGACCTCTCTGGATGAGGTCGCAGCTCATATCCGTTATATAACTGACACTATCGGGATTGACCACGTGGCTCTAGGTTCGGATTTTGACGGCACGACATTGCCTTACGATATGAAGGATGTCACAGGTGTTCCAAAAGTATTTGAACTCTTAAAGGAGCAAGGATTTTCGGAAGAAGATTTAAAGAAGGTTGCGCAGGATAACTGGATTAGAGTCCTTAATGAAACATGGAAATCATAA
- the map gene encoding type I methionyl aminopeptidase, which yields MIKRKSKREIELMHEAGKLLAGVHKELRTFIKPGVTTMEVEKFVESYLEKHGATGEQKGYQGYEFTTCASINDEICHGFPRDEKLKEGDIVTIDMVVNLNGFLADSAWTHPVGEISEEAQKLLDVTKTSLYKAIEKAQVGNRIGDLGHAIQSYAEGEGYSVVRDFTGHGIGETIHEDPYIPHFGQAGKGARLKEGMVITIEPMINIGTYANKMDENNWTARTLDGSLSAQYEHTIAITKDGPLILTEQDDI from the coding sequence ATGATTAAAAGAAAGAGCAAGCGCGAAATAGAATTAATGCACGAGGCTGGTAAATTGCTGGCTGGCGTCCATAAAGAGCTGCGGACTTTTATTAAGCCTGGGGTAACTACCATGGAGGTTGAAAAATTCGTGGAGAGCTATTTGGAGAAGCACGGAGCTACAGGTGAACAGAAGGGCTATCAGGGCTATGAGTTTACAACCTGTGCGTCTATTAATGATGAAATCTGCCATGGCTTCCCTAGAGATGAAAAATTAAAGGAAGGCGATATCGTAACGATTGATATGGTCGTCAACTTAAACGGATTTCTGGCTGATTCAGCATGGACGCATCCTGTTGGTGAGATTAGTGAAGAAGCTCAGAAGCTGCTGGATGTTACGAAAACTTCCTTATATAAAGCGATTGAAAAAGCTCAAGTCGGCAACCGAATCGGAGACTTAGGTCATGCTATTCAGTCTTATGCTGAAGGAGAAGGTTATTCTGTGGTCCGCGACTTTACCGGTCACGGCATTGGAGAGACGATCCATGAAGACCCTTATATTCCTCACTTTGGCCAGGCGGGAAAAGGGGCTCGGTTGAAAGAAGGAATGGTTATTACCATTGAGCCTATGATCAATATAGGCACGTATGCAAATAAGATGGATGAAAATAACTGGACAGCACGCACGCTAGATGGGTCCCTGTCTGCCCAGTATGAGCATACGATCGCTATTACAAAAGACGGACCGCTTATTTTAACAGAACAGGATGATATTTAA
- a CDS encoding (S)-benzoin forming benzil reductase, whose translation MKYAIITGDSRGIGEAIAGQFIKKGIHVIGVSRNSNSELEQSAKSQGVSYTHVRCDLSNESELMDGIEQVMNLATKNEADKIYLVNNAGVIEPINPVGSLEASAVTRHLQINVNAPILLVDRLLKEANQNDITAVIVNITSGAAEKTVHGWSVYSSGKAAINRFTETASYEQEKAGNKHTIIAFSPGVVDTDMQGEIRSSREEDFADVENFKKLKEEGGLRSPETVAQVLLKLLDSPETIQSGQVYKLYDLVED comes from the coding sequence ATGAAATATGCTATCATAACCGGCGATTCCCGTGGAATAGGGGAAGCAATTGCCGGTCAGTTTATAAAAAAAGGTATACATGTCATAGGGGTTTCAAGAAACAGCAATTCCGAACTAGAACAGTCCGCAAAAAGCCAGGGGGTCTCTTATACACACGTCCGCTGCGATTTAAGCAATGAAAGCGAGCTTATGGATGGAATTGAACAAGTTATGAACCTCGCCACAAAGAATGAAGCCGATAAAATATATTTAGTCAATAACGCCGGTGTGATTGAACCTATCAATCCAGTTGGAAGCCTTGAGGCATCAGCTGTCACCCGGCATTTGCAAATTAATGTGAACGCACCAATTCTGCTTGTGGACAGACTGCTTAAGGAGGCTAATCAAAACGATATAACGGCTGTAATTGTGAACATTACATCAGGAGCTGCCGAAAAAACTGTGCACGGCTGGAGTGTATACAGCAGTGGCAAAGCAGCGATTAACCGCTTTACCGAAACTGCGTCTTATGAACAGGAGAAAGCAGGGAATAAGCATACCATTATAGCTTTCAGTCCAGGGGTTGTGGATACAGATATGCAAGGAGAGATTCGGTCATCCCGTGAAGAAGATTTTGCAGATGTAGAAAATTTTAAGAAGCTGAAGGAAGAAGGCGGGCTGAGGTCTCCTGAAACGGTCGCTCAAGTCCTGTTGAAACTTTTAGATTCACCTGAAACTATTCAAAGCGGGCAAGTATACAAACTCTATGATTTAGTGGAAGATTAA